The genomic stretch AACTAATAGATTTTTGCTTTAGAATTGCAAGAATTTTTTTACTATTTTTAGGCATGACTACTGAAAACATTGTGTTGACAGCATAAATTCCATTAAGCAGTGCTAATAAAACAACTGATAATTTTTCTTTTTGACTAATTAATCAAGGTTTTTGAATATCTATATAACTATTTAAATTTTTTGATAAAGAAATTGCTAATTTGAGTGCTTTGTCAACTTCCAAATTATCAAATAAGTCTATAAATTGATAGTGTGTTTGCTCAATTTGTTTATAAATATAAACATCATTTTCATCTAATAGTTCTTTATTATAAATTAAAGGTGTATCAAAGTTTTTATTTATCATCGCAATAGTGCGACTAATCAGATTACCAAAATTATTAGCAAGAGTGGAATTATAAAATAAGTTTAAATTATGTTCATCAAAGATGCCATCTTGTCCTAAAATAATTTGGCTAGCAAAAAAGAGTTTAATAGTCTCAACATCATGTTTTTTAATGAGCTCAAGCGGATCTACTACATTACCTTTAGATTTTGACATTTTCCCTTCAGGAGTTATCAGTCAACCATGAGTAATGATATTAGAAGGTAACCTTAGGTTAAGCGATTGTAAAAAAATTGGTCAATATATGCAATGAAAGCGAGTAATTTCTTTACCTACAACATGGACAATTTGCTCAGATTGATTTCAAAAAGTATCAAAATCACTATTCTTATCAAGGGGTTTGAGCGCACTTATATAATTAAATAAAGCATCAAGTCAAACATAAATTACATGCCCAGGTTGTGATTTGACAGGAATCCCCCATTCAAGAGAAGTTCTTGTTACAGAAAGATTTTCAATACCTTTTTCTAAAAAATTTTTAATTAACTCATTTTCAATTTTTTTCTCACTGATAAATTGGGGATGATTTTTTCAAAAATCTAGTAATCATGATTGCATTTTTTTCATATCAAAGAAAAAAGATTCTTCTTCAATGTATTCCATTTTTGAACCACTAACTGGATGGTAGTATCCATCATCTTTTTTAATCGCCTGTTTTGGGGTTAAAAATTCTTCATCACTAACTGAATACAAACCTTTATAAAAGTCTTTAAAAATAAAGCCTTTTGCAAGCATTTCATCAAATATTTTACTTACATATTCTTTGTGAAAATCACTAGTGGTTCTTGAAAAATAATCATAATCAATTTCAAAAATTTCTCATAAGTTTTTGAACTTATTGGCAACTTGATCAACAAAAAATTGT from Mesomycoplasma conjunctivae encodes the following:
- the metG gene encoding methionine--tRNA ligase, giving the protein MSKKRFYVTTPIYYASGNLHIGHLYTTTIAWVIKNYKKLQGYDARLLTGSDEHGQKIFQKAQENQLEPQFFVDQVANKFKNLWEIFEIDYDYFSRTTSDFHKEYVSKIFDEMLAKGFIFKDFYKGLYSVSDEEFLTPKQAIKKDDGYYHPVSGSKMEYIEEESFFFDMKKMQSWLLDFWKNHPQFISEKKIENELIKNFLEKGIENLSVTRTSLEWGIPVKSQPGHVIYVWLDALFNYISALKPLDKNSDFDTFWNQSEQIVHVVGKEITRFHCIYWPIFLQSLNLRLPSNIITHGWLITPEGKMSKSKGNVVDPLELIKKHDVETIKLFFASQIILGQDGIFDEHNLNLFYNSTLANNFGNLISRTIAMINKNFDTPLIYNKELLDENDVYIYKQIEQTHYQFIDLFDNLEVDKALKLAISLSKNLNSYIDIQKPWLISQKEKLSVVLLALLNGIYAVNTMFSVVMPKNSKKILAILKQKSISLQQNLNFSKFDKTIFEKAEIIYPRLKLD